From one Shewanella sp. GD04112 genomic stretch:
- the sspA gene encoding stringent starvation protein SspA: protein MAVAANKRSVMTLFSGADDLYSHQVRIVLAEKGVTVDVLQVDPNEMPEDLLEVNPYNSVPTLLDRELVLYESRIIMEYLDERFPHPPLMPVYPVSRGQSRLMMHRIDTDWYSLVDRIRKGDRAEAARKELTESLLSIAPVFGEMPYFMSEEFGLADCYLGPLLWRLPVLGIELDSRVAKDIKAYMTRIFERESFKASLTEAEREMRMGM, encoded by the coding sequence ATGGCTGTTGCTGCCAACAAACGCTCTGTCATGACACTGTTTTCAGGTGCTGATGATCTTTATAGCCATCAAGTCCGTATCGTGTTAGCTGAGAAAGGGGTTACTGTTGATGTTTTACAGGTCGACCCTAATGAAATGCCAGAGGATTTACTCGAAGTAAATCCTTATAACTCAGTACCTACTTTATTAGACCGTGAGCTCGTACTCTATGAGTCACGTATCATTATGGAATACTTGGATGAGCGTTTCCCTCATCCACCTTTGATGCCTGTTTACCCAGTATCTCGCGGCCAAAGCCGTTTGATGATGCACCGCATCGATACTGACTGGTACTCACTCGTTGACCGTATTCGCAAAGGCGATCGCGCTGAAGCGGCCCGTAAAGAACTGACTGAAAGTTTACTTTCAATCGCACCTGTATTTGGTGAAATGCCTTACTTTATGAGCGAAGAATTCGGTTTAGCGGATTGCTACCTCGGCCCATTATTATGGCGTTTACCTGTATTAGGTATCGAGTTAGACAGCCGCGTAGCGAAAGACATCAAAGCTTACATGACACGTATTTTCGAGCGTGAATCATTTAAAGCTTCGTTGACTGAAGCTGAACGCGAAATGCGCATGGGAATGTAA
- a CDS encoding ClpXP protease specificity-enhancing factor, giving the protein MKALTPNRPYLLRAYYDWLMDNQLTPHVVVDAFVKGTQVPQQYVKDGQIVLNIAASAVGNLQIGNEFVEFNARFGGVPQQVLLPMASIVAIYARENGAGTVFDIEDAYLVEEEAESTLSVIETNEKPTEPTDEPPKRRSHLTLVK; this is encoded by the coding sequence ATGAAAGCGTTGACTCCAAATCGTCCTTATTTACTCAGGGCTTACTACGATTGGTTGATGGACAACCAATTAACGCCTCACGTTGTCGTGGATGCCTTTGTGAAAGGCACCCAAGTACCACAGCAGTACGTGAAGGATGGCCAGATCGTATTAAATATCGCGGCCAGCGCGGTGGGCAATTTGCAAATTGGTAATGAATTTGTGGAGTTCAATGCGCGTTTCGGTGGTGTACCTCAACAGGTATTATTGCCAATGGCCTCGATTGTGGCCATTTACGCCCGTGAAAATGGCGCAGGGACTGTCTTCGATATTGAAGATGCATACTTGGTCGAAGAGGAAGCTGAATCGACCTTGTCTGTTATCGAGACAAACGAGAAGCCAACCGAACCAACGGATGAGCCTCCTAAGCGTCGCAGCCATTTAACCTTAGTTAAATAG
- a CDS encoding aminodeoxychorismate/anthranilate synthase component II, translating to MLLMIDNYDSFTFNLVQYFQQLGQEIVVKRNDEISLAEIEALAPSHLVISPGPCSPNEAGISLAAIEHFADRLPILGVCLGHQAMAQVFGARVVRAQRVMHGKVSAITHTGERLFKGLNQPLTVTRYHSLLVDAVPEGFVLDAWFDDPTHGREIMAMSHKQLPLFGVQFHPESILTEQGHELLANFLSQSA from the coding sequence ATGTTGCTAATGATCGACAATTACGACTCTTTCACCTTTAACTTAGTGCAGTATTTTCAGCAGTTAGGGCAAGAGATCGTGGTTAAACGCAATGATGAAATCAGCTTAGCGGAAATCGAGGCTCTGGCACCGAGCCATTTAGTCATATCTCCAGGCCCCTGTTCGCCCAATGAGGCGGGGATTTCCCTCGCGGCGATTGAGCATTTTGCCGATCGTTTACCTATCCTCGGTGTGTGTTTAGGGCATCAAGCCATGGCGCAGGTGTTTGGTGCTAGGGTTGTGCGAGCGCAGCGGGTGATGCATGGCAAAGTCAGTGCGATTACTCATACTGGCGAGCGCCTGTTTAAAGGCTTAAATCAGCCATTAACCGTAACCCGCTACCATTCACTGCTGGTCGATGCTGTCCCTGAGGGATTTGTTCTGGACGCTTGGTTTGACGACCCAACCCACGGGCGCGAAATCATGGCCATGAGCCATAAGCAGCTGCCACTTTTTGGTGTGCAATTTCACCCCGAGTCGATTCTCACCGAGCAAGGGCATGAATTGTTGGCAAATTTCTTATCTCAATCGGCTTAG
- a CDS encoding prolyl oligopeptidase family serine peptidase yields MNSVMRNLGLSALAVAVLTSCAATSTETATPATTPQAYQVPLAQPPQVSQPLTLNQIMANPDWMGIFAKEAYWSDDSQSVFFARQPSASPLRNYYQQGINDSRAVELAIDKLHAADQQFGVFDSTKANKAYLYQGNIFVKHLSSGKITQVTRQRTAISGLRYLNNGDIAYWQGDNVFQIHQDSGLVEQLAEIKMAKAPEGVKEPSSYLAKQQHRLIQYVALQQENAKAKEQFKNELQKSDPTLAANTWYLGDAEVVSELSLSPDGRYLFVALTDKNYTGSSEHDIMPNYLGSEGYIDPVPVRARVAEDNPPGQRFVVLDLNEHKQIDVTIEGLTGFDEDVLAKVKSENAKAKGESYQSTKAPRKIQLMQDWGWTQSAIQWHESENKLAVMVEATDNKDRWIASVDLAKGKFITEHRLHDDAWVNYDYNQFGWLPGTDSLYYLSEETGYSQLYIKANGEKPRALTQGKFVVSDITLSPDANYIYYKANQSHPGIYNVHRVNIASGKNEQLTQWDGNLDYSLSPDGTKLLLNASRRTEPNELYIQPIGGELKQLTSYTSDAFKQYPWQAPEVVAVPSNHGAGQVYARVYLPQGYDKSRAEKYPAVVFNHGAGYLQNADYGFSGYFREFMFHNLLTQQGYVVMDMDYRGSKGYGRDWRTAIYRNMGHPEVEDLKDGVTWMGQNANVDIKRVGTYGGSYGGFLTFMSLFTEPELFQAGAALRPVADWAHYNAPYTSNILNTPDVDPIAYERSSPIEHAQGLTKPLLIMSGVMDDNVFFQDSVRMVQHLIELEKPMFETAIYPVEPHGFRQPSSWLDEYRRIYKLFEQELK; encoded by the coding sequence ATGAACAGCGTAATGCGAAATTTGGGTTTAAGTGCGTTAGCCGTTGCGGTATTGACGAGTTGCGCCGCCACCTCAACCGAAACGGCAACTCCCGCGACCACACCACAGGCTTATCAAGTCCCTTTAGCTCAGCCTCCCCAAGTTTCACAACCGCTTACGCTGAATCAAATTATGGCGAACCCCGATTGGATGGGGATTTTCGCTAAGGAAGCCTACTGGAGCGATGACAGTCAGAGCGTTTTCTTTGCGCGCCAACCCAGTGCATCGCCATTACGGAATTATTATCAGCAGGGCATTAATGACAGCCGCGCCGTTGAACTGGCCATCGATAAGCTACATGCGGCTGATCAACAGTTTGGTGTGTTCGATAGCACTAAAGCTAACAAGGCGTATCTCTACCAAGGCAATATTTTTGTTAAGCATTTAAGCTCTGGCAAAATCACCCAGGTTACCCGCCAGCGCACTGCCATCAGTGGCCTGCGTTACCTTAACAATGGCGATATCGCCTATTGGCAAGGGGATAATGTTTTCCAAATCCATCAAGACAGTGGATTAGTGGAACAGTTGGCTGAAATCAAAATGGCGAAAGCGCCCGAAGGTGTGAAAGAACCCAGCAGCTACTTAGCCAAGCAGCAGCACAGACTCATTCAATATGTGGCGTTGCAGCAGGAAAATGCCAAAGCCAAAGAACAGTTTAAGAACGAGCTGCAAAAGAGCGATCCGACCCTCGCCGCTAACACTTGGTATCTAGGTGATGCCGAGGTGGTGTCTGAGCTAAGTCTGTCGCCAGACGGTCGCTATCTGTTTGTAGCCCTAACCGATAAAAATTACACCGGCAGCAGTGAACACGACATCATGCCAAACTACCTCGGTAGCGAAGGCTATATCGACCCTGTGCCCGTGCGTGCCCGTGTCGCGGAAGATAATCCACCAGGACAGCGCTTTGTGGTGTTAGACCTCAATGAGCATAAACAGATCGATGTGACTATCGAAGGCTTAACTGGCTTCGATGAAGACGTTTTAGCTAAGGTTAAGAGTGAAAACGCTAAAGCAAAAGGTGAGTCATATCAAAGTACTAAGGCTCCACGTAAAATCCAGCTGATGCAGGATTGGGGCTGGACTCAAAGCGCGATTCAATGGCATGAGTCTGAGAACAAATTGGCTGTAATGGTCGAAGCGACCGATAACAAAGATCGTTGGATTGCCAGTGTCGATCTGGCAAAGGGCAAGTTTATCACCGAGCATCGTCTGCATGATGATGCTTGGGTGAACTACGACTATAACCAATTTGGCTGGTTACCCGGTACGGACAGTCTGTACTATCTCTCTGAAGAAACAGGTTATTCCCAGCTTTATATCAAGGCGAACGGTGAAAAGCCCCGCGCTTTGACCCAAGGTAAGTTTGTGGTGAGCGATATTACTCTATCGCCCGATGCAAACTACATCTACTACAAGGCTAACCAAAGCCACCCTGGTATTTACAATGTTCACCGTGTGAATATCGCCTCGGGCAAAAACGAGCAATTAACTCAGTGGGACGGAAACTTAGATTACAGCTTAAGCCCCGATGGCACTAAGTTGCTGCTGAATGCGTCTCGCCGTACAGAGCCGAATGAGCTTTATATTCAACCGATTGGCGGTGAGTTAAAACAGCTCACGTCATACACCAGCGATGCCTTTAAGCAATATCCATGGCAAGCACCCGAAGTGGTTGCCGTTCCTTCAAACCATGGCGCTGGCCAAGTGTATGCGCGGGTTTATTTGCCGCAGGGATACGACAAATCCCGCGCCGAGAAATATCCTGCCGTTGTCTTTAACCATGGCGCAGGTTACTTACAAAATGCCGATTATGGCTTTAGTGGTTACTTCCGTGAGTTTATGTTCCACAACCTACTGACCCAACAAGGCTATGTAGTGATGGACATGGATTACCGTGGTTCTAAAGGCTATGGTCGCGATTGGCGCACGGCAATTTATCGCAATATGGGGCATCCTGAAGTCGAAGATTTAAAAGATGGCGTGACTTGGATGGGCCAAAATGCCAACGTGGATATTAAGCGCGTCGGTACCTATGGCGGTTCTTACGGCGGTTTCTTAACCTTTATGTCCTTATTTACTGAGCCGGAATTATTCCAAGCAGGCGCAGCACTGCGCCCTGTGGCGGATTGGGCACATTACAACGCGCCTTACACCTCCAATATTTTAAACACGCCGGATGTTGACCCAATCGCCTATGAGCGTAGCTCGCCCATTGAACATGCCCAAGGCTTGACTAAGCCATTATTGATCATGAGTGGCGTGATGGATGATAACGTGTTCTTCCAAGATAGCGTGCGCATGGTGCAGCACCTTATCGAGCTGGAAAAACCGATGTTTGAAACGGCTATTTATCCGGTTGAGCCCCACGGTTTCCGTCAGCCATCGAGCTGGTTAGACGAATATCGCCGTATTTACAAACTCTTTGAACAAGAGCTTAAGTAA
- a CDS encoding HDOD domain-containing protein, giving the protein MAISVAGGVRPGKILEIEHRLYQQLILGKQKASPTLLDDLDQELEADANKLDVEREAILSRLLKQIQAREVFEAISKQLIDTVNNAIEHQLASPELVLAKSDINESQVLLLELLLAKNLDATRLRPLISNLSWLCRDLTNMVNSPAFRARRPQSSDVRVTDIKLVMNYIGIENLRTIIPYFCLRNWLPSGNAKLLWTTRKLWRYSIVSGIAANALAQLHNTDSALVYSGALMNQLGTSVVLSLSARLFDKTWGNWIREASSSRDKEVYDAVIATEFPAKVVFEQVLAHGHKLNWQLLELLKFEQSPLTQLLKELDQTLTYRELSMPAALVARANCYAKVLLLEEMRQIEPQEKRLMFDYYELSEQEVLRLKAQNYRKLDLL; this is encoded by the coding sequence GTGGCGATATCGGTAGCGGGCGGCGTCAGACCTGGCAAAATTTTAGAGATAGAACATAGACTCTATCAGCAACTTATTCTCGGTAAACAAAAAGCCAGTCCTACTCTATTGGATGATTTGGACCAAGAGCTTGAGGCTGATGCCAATAAACTTGATGTAGAGCGAGAGGCGATACTGTCACGGCTACTTAAACAAATTCAAGCTCGAGAAGTATTTGAGGCCATTTCAAAGCAACTTATTGACACAGTGAATAATGCTATTGAGCATCAATTAGCTTCCCCTGAGTTAGTGCTAGCCAAGTCGGATATTAACGAATCGCAAGTCCTGCTACTTGAATTACTGCTGGCTAAAAATCTTGATGCCACAAGATTAAGACCTTTAATCAGCAATTTAAGCTGGTTATGCCGCGATTTAACCAATATGGTTAATAGTCCTGCATTTCGGGCGCGTCGCCCGCAGAGTTCCGATGTACGCGTCACCGATATCAAATTAGTGATGAATTACATTGGCATCGAAAACCTGCGCACTATTATTCCTTATTTTTGCCTGCGTAATTGGCTGCCCAGTGGCAACGCTAAGTTACTCTGGACCACCCGCAAGTTGTGGCGCTATAGCATTGTCAGCGGAATAGCAGCGAATGCGTTAGCGCAGCTTCATAATACTGACTCAGCACTCGTCTATAGTGGTGCATTAATGAATCAGTTGGGCACTTCAGTCGTGCTGAGTCTCAGTGCGCGTTTATTTGATAAAACTTGGGGCAATTGGATCCGTGAGGCAAGCTCGAGTCGAGATAAAGAAGTGTACGATGCTGTAATTGCCACCGAATTCCCTGCTAAAGTGGTTTTTGAGCAAGTGTTAGCCCATGGACATAAGCTTAATTGGCAACTATTAGAGTTACTTAAGTTTGAACAGAGTCCATTAACTCAATTGCTTAAAGAGTTGGACCAAACCTTAACTTACCGCGAACTCTCGATGCCGGCCGCATTAGTGGCACGGGCGAATTGTTATGCTAAGGTGCTGTTGCTTGAAGAGATGCGCCAAATCGAGCCGCAGGAAAAACGCTTAATGTTCGATTATTACGAGCTCAGCGAGCAGGAAGTGCTGCGCCTAAAAGCACAGAATTATCGGAAGTTGGATCTGCTGTAA
- a CDS encoding alpha/beta hydrolase has protein sequence MPSWQASVLNTILSYVARPSISRGKAKLPLSQVRQRLLELDKRWLPWPEKLVTASIPLQHSTLLHYVLLNDTPRLGNLFYIRGGGFCFKTPHAHARLVADISERCRLDTFIPDYRLAPEHPYPAPCDDVLEAYLHLIELKGSDNLVLMGDSAGGNLALSLLLELKKRHLPMPKACVLLSPALDLAITGDTELILGADDPFFTIESLLRLRGAYLAGANPMSERVSPLQGNLADLPPLLVIAGTRELLLQDSERLVMQVKASGGAVESRFYHNMPHVFPLFHLLPEALEAREQIADFVLSQLIR, from the coding sequence ATGCCAAGCTGGCAAGCTTCTGTATTAAATACTATTTTATCCTATGTGGCACGGCCATCGATCAGCCGAGGTAAAGCCAAACTTCCCCTAAGCCAAGTACGGCAACGTTTATTAGAGCTGGATAAGCGCTGGTTGCCATGGCCTGAAAAGCTCGTTACGGCCTCAATTCCCTTACAACATTCCACACTACTGCATTACGTGCTGCTCAATGACACGCCGCGTTTGGGCAATCTATTTTACATTCGTGGCGGCGGATTCTGTTTTAAAACTCCCCATGCCCACGCAAGACTGGTGGCCGATATCAGCGAACGTTGTCGCCTCGATACGTTTATCCCTGATTATCGTTTAGCGCCGGAGCATCCGTATCCCGCGCCCTGTGACGATGTACTCGAGGCATACCTGCACTTAATTGAGTTGAAAGGGAGCGATAACCTAGTGCTGATGGGCGATTCTGCCGGCGGTAATTTAGCCTTAAGTCTGTTGCTCGAACTTAAAAAGCGCCATCTGCCCATGCCTAAAGCCTGTGTGTTGTTGTCACCCGCGCTGGATTTAGCGATTACCGGCGATACCGAGCTGATTTTAGGCGCGGATGATCCGTTCTTTACCATTGAGTCGCTATTGCGGCTGCGCGGGGCGTATCTTGCTGGGGCGAATCCTATGTCAGAACGGGTTTCACCTTTACAGGGGAACTTGGCAGACCTGCCACCACTCTTAGTGATTGCCGGTACGCGTGAGCTGCTTTTACAGGACTCAGAACGACTGGTTATGCAAGTTAAGGCTAGTGGTGGCGCGGTAGAATCGCGTTTTTATCACAACATGCCCCATGTTTTTCCCCTGTTCCATCTGTTGCCCGAAGCGCTTGAGGCGAGGGAACAAATTGCGGATTTTGTGCTTTCACAGCTGATTCGTTAA
- a CDS encoding aspartate aminotransferase family protein: MSVDMKLNRAQFDAVMVPNYAPAAVIPVRGEGSRVWDQEGNEFIDFAGGIAVNCLGHCHPALVNALKTQGEKLWHLSNVMTNEPALELATKLVNSTFAERVYFANSGAEANEAALKLARRYALEKYGVEKDEIIAFDKAFHGRTFFTVSVGGQAAYSDGFGPKPQSITHLPYNDVAALEAAVSDKTCAIMLEPLQGEGGIINADPAFLKAVRELANKHNALVIFDEVQTGVGRTGELYAYMGTDIVPDILTTAKALGGGFPIAAMLTTAEIAEHLKVGTHGSTYGGNPLACAIGNAVLDVVNTPEVLNGVKHREQLLRDGLNKINEKYHVFSEIRGKGLLLGAVLNEQYQGRSRDFLVASVAEGLMSLMAGANVVRFAPSLVIPEADIAEGLARFERAVASIAAA; encoded by the coding sequence ATGAGCGTTGATATGAAGTTGAATCGTGCCCAGTTTGATGCGGTTATGGTGCCTAACTATGCGCCTGCTGCCGTGATCCCTGTACGTGGCGAAGGCAGCCGTGTATGGGATCAAGAGGGTAACGAATTTATCGATTTTGCTGGCGGTATCGCGGTAAATTGCTTAGGTCACTGTCATCCTGCCTTAGTCAATGCCTTAAAAACCCAAGGCGAAAAATTATGGCATCTGTCTAACGTCATGACCAACGAGCCTGCACTCGAGCTGGCCACTAAGTTAGTCAATAGCACATTTGCTGAGCGTGTCTATTTTGCCAACTCTGGCGCCGAAGCCAACGAAGCGGCACTGAAATTAGCCCGTCGTTATGCTTTAGAAAAATACGGCGTAGAGAAAGATGAAATCATCGCCTTCGATAAAGCCTTCCACGGTCGTACTTTCTTCACCGTGAGCGTTGGTGGTCAAGCGGCATATTCCGATGGTTTTGGTCCAAAACCGCAAAGCATCACCCACTTACCTTATAACGATGTTGCGGCATTAGAAGCGGCCGTATCGGATAAAACCTGCGCCATCATGCTAGAGCCACTGCAAGGCGAGGGCGGTATTATTAATGCTGATCCTGCGTTCCTCAAAGCGGTGCGTGAACTGGCAAATAAACACAATGCACTGGTGATTTTCGACGAAGTACAAACCGGTGTTGGTCGTACAGGCGAACTTTATGCTTACATGGGCACCGACATAGTGCCGGATATTCTGACCACGGCTAAAGCACTTGGCGGTGGTTTCCCTATTGCAGCTATGCTGACTACCGCGGAAATTGCTGAGCACCTAAAAGTGGGGACTCACGGTTCAACCTACGGTGGTAACCCATTAGCTTGCGCTATCGGCAACGCGGTATTAGATGTGGTTAACACACCGGAAGTATTGAACGGTGTGAAACATCGCGAGCAGTTATTACGCGATGGTCTGAACAAAATTAATGAAAAATATCATGTTTTCTCTGAAATTCGCGGTAAAGGCTTGCTGTTAGGGGCGGTCCTTAATGAACAGTACCAAGGTCGTTCACGTGACTTTTTAGTAGCGTCTGTTGCTGAAGGCTTAATGAGCCTGATGGCGGGTGCTAATGTGGTACGTTTTGCTCCTTCACTGGTGATCCCTGAGGCAGATATTGCAGAAGGCCTAGCACGTTTTGAGCGTGCTGTGGCGAGCATCGCTGCTGCCTAA
- the astA gene encoding arginine N-succinyltransferase produces the protein MLIIRPIKAGDFESLYQIAEESGHGFTSLPVNADLLRHKIARAEASFVKVVDKPFDEGYLMVLEDTATREVVGTCAIEAAVGMEDAFYHYRLGTEVYHSEQIEVRNEVETLTLCHDYTGAAELCTLFLREPYRKGNNGRMLSRSRFLFLAQHAKRFGETVIAEMRGVSDADGHSPFYGWLQKNFLGIDFIQADYLSGLGKKAFMAEMMPRNPVYVCLLPEEAQKVIGEVHTNTRPALSLLQAEGFRCRGYVDIFDGGPTVECRLTDIRAVRESRLLTVDIGEMPESDKQFIVSNTQLANYRATSACLAVDDKTEQVVISPELAEGLLLAKGDQIRILAM, from the coding sequence ATGTTAATCATACGTCCTATTAAGGCAGGCGATTTTGAATCTCTATATCAAATCGCCGAAGAGTCTGGCCATGGCTTTACCTCATTGCCAGTCAATGCCGATTTGCTTAGGCATAAAATTGCCCGTGCAGAAGCCTCATTCGTTAAGGTGGTTGATAAGCCCTTCGATGAAGGCTATTTGATGGTGCTCGAGGATACCGCGACCCGCGAAGTGGTTGGTACTTGTGCCATTGAAGCCGCAGTGGGTATGGAGGATGCCTTCTACCATTATCGCCTCGGAACTGAGGTGTACCATTCTGAGCAAATTGAAGTTCGCAACGAGGTTGAAACCTTAACCCTTTGTCACGATTACACTGGCGCCGCCGAGCTTTGTACCCTGTTTTTACGGGAACCCTATCGTAAGGGGAATAATGGCCGAATGTTATCCCGCAGCCGTTTTCTGTTTTTAGCGCAGCACGCTAAGCGTTTTGGCGAAACTGTGATTGCTGAAATGCGTGGCGTAAGTGATGCAGATGGTCATTCTCCCTTCTATGGTTGGTTGCAAAAAAACTTTTTAGGCATTGATTTTATTCAAGCTGACTACCTGTCTGGCTTAGGTAAAAAAGCCTTTATGGCGGAGATGATGCCCCGTAACCCTGTGTATGTTTGCCTGCTGCCAGAAGAAGCGCAAAAAGTGATCGGCGAAGTACACACTAATACGCGTCCGGCTCTAAGCTTGCTGCAGGCCGAAGGTTTTAGATGCCGCGGTTATGTGGATATTTTCGATGGTGGCCCAACGGTCGAGTGCCGTTTAACCGATATTCGTGCTGTGCGTGAAAGCCGTCTGCTGACCGTGGATATTGGTGAAATGCCTGAATCCGATAAGCAATTTATTGTCTCTAACACTCAATTAGCCAATTACCGTGCGACCTCCGCTTGTCTTGCTGTGGATGACAAAACCGAGCAGGTGGTAATTAGTCCAGAACTCGCCGAGGGTTTGTTACTCGCAAAAGGCGATCAAATCCGTATTTTGGCAATGTAG
- the astD gene encoding succinylglutamate-semialdehyde dehydrogenase, producing MTHFIKGQWQAGKGHDVTSSNPANGEIIWRGQTATADQVNAAVDAAREAQFDWFMLGFDARLNIVEAYRSQLEANKAELAETIAQETGKPQWETATEAAAMIGKIGLSATAYNKRTGTEADDTPAGRAVLRHKPHGVVAVFGPYNFPGHLPNGHIVPALLAGNTVVFKPSELTPKVAELMVSLWEKAGLPAGVINLVQGEVDTGKALASHPQLDGLFFTGSSRTGHLLHQQYAGHPGKILALEMGGNNPLIIKDVADIKAAVHDILQSAYISSGQRCTCARRLYVEQGEQGDALVAKLVEAVKQIKVGPWNAQPQPFMGSMISEGAAKGMVAAQANLQNLGGVSLVELTHLQAGTGLVSPGLIDVTAVSELPDEEYFGPLLQLVRYSDFDQAIKLANQTRYGLSAGILADSRDDYEYFLARIRAGIVNWNKQITGASGAAPFGGVGASGNHRASAFYAADYCAYPVASVEADAVSLPASLSPGLSLE from the coding sequence ATGACACATTTTATTAAAGGCCAGTGGCAAGCTGGCAAGGGTCATGATGTGACCTCTAGCAACCCAGCAAATGGCGAAATTATTTGGCGTGGCCAAACGGCAACGGCCGATCAAGTCAACGCCGCCGTCGATGCCGCCCGTGAAGCTCAGTTCGATTGGTTTATGTTAGGTTTTGATGCGCGTTTAAACATAGTTGAAGCCTATCGCAGCCAACTCGAAGCGAACAAAGCCGAATTAGCCGAAACGATTGCTCAGGAAACCGGTAAACCTCAATGGGAAACGGCGACAGAAGCTGCGGCCATGATTGGTAAGATTGGCCTGTCAGCAACGGCTTATAACAAGCGTACTGGCACAGAGGCCGATGATACGCCAGCAGGGCGCGCGGTGCTGCGTCATAAGCCCCACGGTGTGGTTGCTGTGTTTGGGCCTTATAACTTCCCAGGGCATTTACCCAATGGTCATATAGTGCCAGCGCTGCTCGCGGGCAATACCGTGGTGTTTAAGCCCTCTGAATTGACCCCAAAAGTGGCCGAGTTGATGGTTTCTCTGTGGGAAAAGGCGGGTCTGCCAGCGGGTGTTATCAACTTAGTGCAAGGTGAAGTCGACACGGGTAAGGCGCTGGCGTCGCACCCACAACTCGACGGCCTATTCTTCACCGGTAGTTCTCGCACTGGTCATCTGTTGCATCAGCAATATGCGGGTCATCCGGGTAAGATCCTCGCCTTAGAAATGGGCGGTAATAACCCGCTGATTATTAAAGACGTCGCCGATATTAAAGCGGCGGTGCACGATATTCTGCAATCGGCCTATATTTCATCTGGCCAGCGTTGCACCTGCGCCCGCAGGCTCTATGTTGAGCAAGGCGAGCAGGGCGATGCCTTAGTCGCTAAGCTGGTTGAAGCGGTGAAGCAGATTAAAGTCGGTCCTTGGAACGCGCAGCCACAGCCATTTATGGGCTCAATGATTTCCGAAGGCGCGGCGAAAGGCATGGTTGCGGCGCAGGCTAACCTGCAGAACTTAGGCGGCGTTTCACTGGTTGAACTCACTCATTTGCAGGCGGGAACAGGCTTAGTCTCACCCGGACTTATCGATGTGACTGCGGTGAGTGAGTTACCCGATGAGGAATACTTCGGTCCACTGCTGCAATTAGTGCGCTACAGCGATTTTGATCAGGCGATTAAGCTGGCTAACCAAACCCGTTATGGCTTATCCGCAGGTATCTTGGCCGATAGCCGTGATGATTATGAGTATTTCCTCGCCCGCATTCGTGCGGGTATTGTGAACTGGAACAAGCAGATCACTGGTGCTTCGGGTGCTGCGCCCTTTGGTGGCGTAGGTGCTTCGGGTAACCACAGGGCGAGTGCATTTTATGCCGCCGATTACTGTGCGTATCCCGTCGCCTCCGTTGAGGCGGATGCGGTGAGTTTACCCGCAAGCTTAAGCCCAGGGTTAAGTTTAGAGTGA
- a CDS encoding DUF1338 domain-containing protein encodes MHTDINALFAALWQDYIQMTPSAAKVHELLGHGKPIINDHIALRTFNIAKVNLAVLAEHFTSLGYVACGDYKFEQKKLVAKHFEHPDATQPKVFISELLVEEFSPSLQSTIQGLIAQVDEEATKADNFIYSGRHWTLDAKTYETLLEESEYAAWVAAFGYRANHFTVSINHLEGFETLESVNDALKQAGFVLNSAGGEIKGSPEVLLEQSSTMADKIAVAFSDATVEIPSCFYEFALRYPKANGELYTGFVAASADKIFESTNAKKA; translated from the coding sequence ATGCACACAGATATCAATGCGTTATTTGCCGCTCTCTGGCAAGACTATATTCAAATGACCCCATCTGCGGCCAAGGTGCACGAGCTACTCGGACACGGTAAGCCGATTATCAACGACCATATCGCCCTGCGTACTTTTAACATCGCTAAGGTGAACTTAGCCGTATTGGCCGAGCACTTTACCTCTTTAGGTTATGTGGCTTGTGGTGATTATAAGTTTGAACAGAAAAAACTGGTGGCTAAGCATTTTGAGCACCCAGATGCGACTCAGCCAAAGGTGTTTATTTCTGAGTTATTGGTGGAAGAGTTTAGCCCATCGCTGCAAAGCACTATCCAAGGTTTGATTGCCCAAGTGGATGAAGAGGCGACTAAAGCGGATAACTTTATCTATTCGGGTCGCCATTGGACGCTGGATGCTAAGACCTATGAGACGCTGCTCGAAGAGAGCGAATATGCTGCTTGGGTGGCGGCTTTTGGCTATCGTGCGAACCATTTCACTGTTTCTATCAATCACCTCGAGGGCTTCGAGACATTAGAGTCTGTGAACGATGCGCTTAAGCAAGCGGGCTTTGTGCTGAATAGTGCAGGTGGCGAGATCAAAGGTTCGCCAGAGGTGTTACTGGAGCAATCATCGACCATGGCCGATAAAATCGCAGTGGCATTTAGCGATGCAACGGTTGAGATCCCAAGCTGCTTCTATGAATTTGCCCTGCGTTATCCAAAGGCGAATGGCGAGCTGTACACTGGGTTCGTGGCCGCATCAGCCGATAAGATTTTTGAGAGCACCAACGCGAAAAAGGCCTAA